From one Stieleria sp. JC731 genomic stretch:
- a CDS encoding NAD(P)/FAD-dependent oxidoreductase yields the protein MGLKIADELLAQGQDVTIAEAAPSFGGLTSAWKLGNVTWDRFYHVTLLSDSVLRDKLRDLGLEQDIRWVETKTGFYADGRLLSMSNTLEFLQFKPLTLFQRLRLGGTIFLASKIRDFRSMERQSVETWLRRWSGKGAFEKVWLPLLKAKLGDAYKKTSAAFIWAHTQRMYKARRSGAKKEMFGYVPGGYARIIDTWVSKLADQGAMLLSNHSVQSIRRTDSAPEGSGPLQVDFKDQPSQTFDCVVSTIASPLIAQQCVDLSEKEKQQHESITYLGVVCASLLLKKPISNYYVTNITDTWVPLTGIIEMSTIVDSEQELDGNHLVYLPKYMTDDHPDLQEPDEAYRERCLQTLEKMYEHFSRDDVLEFKVARAKYVAALSTVDYSTRLPPVVSSVPGFYALNSAHILEGNLNVNETLQLGTDKFLDEVWPDFVEHHKSQENAQPAFASVS from the coding sequence AAGCTTCGGCGGACTAACCAGTGCTTGGAAGCTTGGCAACGTTACATGGGATCGCTTCTATCACGTGACCCTGCTCAGTGATTCGGTACTGCGGGACAAGCTTCGTGACCTTGGTTTAGAACAAGACATTCGCTGGGTCGAAACCAAAACCGGCTTCTATGCCGACGGCCGATTGCTTTCGATGAGCAACACACTGGAGTTCCTTCAGTTTAAACCGCTAACGCTGTTTCAACGGTTGCGACTCGGCGGCACAATCTTCTTGGCTTCAAAGATCCGCGATTTCCGATCGATGGAACGCCAGTCAGTCGAAACGTGGTTGCGACGCTGGTCCGGCAAAGGTGCCTTCGAAAAAGTATGGCTACCGCTTTTAAAGGCCAAACTCGGCGACGCCTACAAGAAGACGTCCGCTGCGTTCATCTGGGCGCACACTCAGCGGATGTATAAGGCTCGTCGCAGCGGCGCTAAAAAAGAAATGTTTGGCTACGTGCCAGGCGGCTACGCGAGAATCATCGACACCTGGGTTTCAAAGCTTGCCGATCAAGGAGCGATGTTGCTGAGCAACCATTCGGTTCAGTCAATTCGCAGAACGGACTCGGCACCGGAGGGTAGCGGCCCACTGCAAGTTGACTTCAAGGACCAGCCATCGCAAACGTTCGATTGCGTCGTATCGACGATCGCATCGCCGTTGATTGCGCAGCAGTGCGTGGACCTGAGCGAAAAAGAAAAACAACAACACGAATCGATCACCTACCTTGGTGTCGTTTGCGCATCGTTGCTGCTGAAGAAACCAATCAGCAACTATTACGTTACCAACATTACCGACACCTGGGTTCCACTGACCGGCATCATTGAAATGTCGACGATCGTGGATTCCGAACAAGAACTCGATGGCAACCACCTGGTCTACCTTCCGAAGTACATGACCGACGACCATCCGGATCTGCAAGAGCCCGACGAAGCTTATCGGGAGCGGTGTTTGCAAACGCTCGAAAAGATGTACGAGCACTTCTCTCGCGATGATGTGCTGGAATTCAAAGTCGCTCGGGCGAAGTATGTTGCCGCACTATCGACTGTCGACTACAGCACACGACTTCCGCCGGTCGTCAGCAGCGTTCCGGGGTTTTATGCGCTCAACTCAGCACACATCCTCGAAGGCAACCTGAACGTCAACGAAACCCTGCAACTGGGCACCGATAAATTTCTCGACGAAGTGTGGCCAGACTTCGTCGAACACCACAAGTCGCAAGAAAACGCCCAGCCCGCGTTCGCCTCGGTCTCCTGA
- a CDS encoding FKBP-type peptidyl-prolyl cis-trans isomerase, protein MTNAQDSESADAPKVGKSEKEQMGYFLGLSMGQQLVRQGLRDGDFDTASFATGLGDSLASRDMQLSREELFAVQDALQKMLNGRHEEMLAEIKKMAADNKAKGEAWLKENATKEGVKELAGGLQYKVIKEGEGDSPSASDTVRVHYTGKLINGETFDSSVERGEPTEFRVGGVIKGWQMALQKMKAGSKWMLYIPSDLAYGEQGSQGAIGPNEVLVFEVELLEIK, encoded by the coding sequence ATGACCAACGCACAAGACAGTGAATCGGCCGATGCCCCCAAGGTCGGCAAAAGCGAAAAAGAACAGATGGGCTACTTCTTGGGACTCTCGATGGGCCAACAACTGGTCCGTCAAGGCCTACGAGATGGCGATTTTGACACTGCTTCGTTCGCCACCGGACTTGGCGATTCGCTGGCAAGCCGCGATATGCAATTGTCGCGTGAGGAACTATTCGCCGTCCAAGACGCGTTGCAGAAAATGCTGAACGGTCGCCACGAAGAAATGTTGGCCGAGATCAAAAAGATGGCTGCGGATAACAAAGCCAAAGGTGAAGCATGGCTAAAAGAAAACGCCACCAAAGAAGGCGTTAAAGAACTAGCCGGCGGCCTTCAATACAAGGTCATCAAAGAAGGCGAAGGCGACTCACCATCGGCTTCGGACACAGTTCGCGTTCACTACACCGGCAAGCTGATCAACGGCGAAACGTTCGACAGCAGTGTTGAACGCGGCGAGCCAACCGAATTTCGCGTTGGTGGTGTTATCAAAGGCTGGCAAATGGCTTTGCAAAAAATGAAAGCCGGCAGCAAGTGGATGCTCTACATCCCTTCCGACCTTGCCTACGGTGAACAAGGTAGCCAAGGTGCTATCGGACCGAACGAAGTGCTCGTCTTTGAAGTCGAACTGCTCGAAATCAAATAG
- the bioB gene encoding biotin synthase BioB yields MATDLSPSSETSNSQSPARFDDWADRVLGGGEISREEAKQILESSDDDILTLVNAASRLRREHFGKTVQLYFLMNAKSGLCPEDCHYCSQSKISDAEIPKYNILKRDKLMDAAKIAAEQGAKTYCLVISARGPNEREMKAVEEIVPEIKKQYGLDICACLGLLSKEQADRLKACGVDRVNHNLNTGEEYYGKICTTHSYADRVETLRHVRDAGMEMCSGGIIGMGETFDDIVAMAYDLKDLGVQSIPLNFLNAIDGTPLQGKEDLSPQDCLRALCMFRFVNPERELRIAGGRELHLRSLQPLGLYVANSVFVGDYLTTKGQAPEEDYQMIRDLGFDVTTSVGE; encoded by the coding sequence ATGGCGACTGACCTGAGTCCATCTTCAGAAACATCGAACTCGCAATCACCCGCTCGTTTTGACGACTGGGCCGATCGAGTGCTTGGCGGCGGCGAAATCAGCCGGGAAGAAGCGAAGCAGATTCTAGAATCGAGCGACGATGACATCCTGACACTTGTCAATGCCGCTTCACGATTGCGACGCGAGCACTTCGGAAAAACAGTGCAACTGTACTTCCTAATGAACGCGAAGAGCGGCTTGTGCCCAGAGGATTGTCACTACTGCAGCCAGTCCAAAATCTCGGACGCCGAAATCCCTAAGTACAACATCCTGAAACGCGACAAGCTGATGGATGCGGCAAAGATCGCGGCTGAGCAAGGTGCCAAAACTTACTGCCTTGTTATCTCTGCACGTGGCCCCAACGAGCGAGAGATGAAGGCGGTTGAAGAGATCGTTCCTGAAATCAAAAAACAATACGGTCTCGATATCTGCGCCTGCCTTGGCCTGCTGTCGAAGGAACAAGCTGACCGATTGAAAGCCTGTGGTGTGGATCGCGTTAATCACAACCTGAACACCGGCGAAGAGTACTACGGCAAGATCTGCACGACACACAGTTATGCAGACCGCGTCGAAACGCTTCGCCACGTCCGCGATGCTGGCATGGAAATGTGCAGCGGCGGAATCATTGGAATGGGTGAGACGTTTGATGACATCGTCGCGATGGCATACGACCTAAAAGACCTTGGTGTCCAATCCATTCCGCTGAACTTCCTAAACGCCATCGACGGGACGCCGCTTCAAGGCAAGGAAGACTTGTCACCTCAAGACTGCTTACGCGCGTTGTGCATGTTCCGGTTCGTTAACCCCGAACGTGAGTTGCGTATCGCAGGCGGACGTGAATTGCATTTGCGATCACTGCAACCACTTGGGCTGTATGTCGCCAACAGCGTCTTCGTTGGTGACTATCTAACAACCAAGGGCCAAGCCCCCGAAGAAGACTACCAAATGATTCGTGACCTCGGCTTTGACGTCACCACTTCCGTCGGTGAATAG
- the gyrA gene encoding DNA gyrase subunit A: MSVIVSRALPDVRDGLKPSQRRILVAMNDLNLGPGSKRVKCAKISGDTSGNYHPHGESVIYPTLVRMAQEWNMRSLLIDKQGNFGSIAGLPPAAMRYTEARLSATAAAMLDDLKLDTVDYVPTYDEARTEPTVLPSKFPNLLINGSGGIAVGMATSIPPHNPTEICDAVIKLIDEPETSIDELCEIVPGPDFPTGGIICGRAGIRRGYKTGRSTIVVRAKCHIEEMKGARHRIIVSEIPYQQYRDRVVEKIASLVNSDRIKGISGIRDESDLKEPVRLVIELKRNEDPDVILNQLYQFSPLQDTISLIFLALVDGKPRELTLKEMLTEFIRHRVTVIRRRTQFLLAKARRRKHTVEGLLLALANIDEIIQTIRSSRTQAEAKQRLMGIECPASMMERALGDAGFKEFQLERGESDSYTLTSVQTDEILKMRLGQLVNLEQEKLTDEHSKLLEEIADYVDILGSQARVYGIIKDDLEEMKRRFGSPRRTEISNEELGNFDLEDLITEETMVVSISHEGYIKRTPSSVYNTQRRGGKGLKGAKTDSQDPIEHLFVASTHAYLLFLTTTGKVRWQKVYDLPQLPRDAKGRAIVNLLSLEEGEKIASCLAIRDFNQEGYYVVMATRNGLVKKTPLEQYSRPKRGGIIAIKLREDDELVSAAVIGPGDEVILVTSAGMAIRFRESDARPMGRNTSGVKGISLVGDDIVVGMVVAEPEATLLTVCENGYGKRTPFGPHAIEDDGDSDADSDGGSSSARYRTQKRGGKGLRDIKTSDRNGKVIAIARVDDQDEIFLMTGKGKIQRIAAKDVSVIGRNTQGVRIMSIDDDDSVIAAVRIPPEEDAEEGDVIEGHVVTEGAEPEDDASTPQLEGQASDTDVEPADDESTEGGSEE; this comes from the coding sequence ATGAGCGTGATCGTCAGCCGAGCTTTGCCAGACGTGCGTGACGGATTGAAGCCCAGTCAGCGACGTATTCTTGTCGCGATGAATGACTTGAACCTGGGCCCGGGCAGCAAGCGTGTGAAGTGCGCCAAAATCTCCGGTGATACGTCAGGTAACTACCACCCGCACGGTGAGTCGGTCATCTATCCAACCCTGGTGCGTATGGCCCAGGAATGGAACATGCGTTCGCTGCTGATCGACAAGCAGGGTAACTTCGGATCGATCGCGGGGCTTCCGCCAGCGGCGATGCGGTATACCGAAGCTCGTTTGTCGGCGACCGCCGCGGCGATGCTCGATGACCTCAAGCTGGATACCGTTGATTACGTTCCGACGTACGATGAGGCTCGTACTGAGCCAACCGTACTGCCCAGCAAGTTTCCGAACCTATTGATCAACGGTTCCGGTGGTATCGCGGTCGGGATGGCGACCAGTATCCCGCCACACAACCCTACGGAAATCTGTGATGCGGTCATCAAGCTGATCGACGAGCCGGAAACGAGCATCGATGAGCTTTGTGAAATCGTTCCCGGTCCTGATTTTCCAACCGGCGGTATCATTTGCGGCCGAGCGGGGATTCGTCGTGGTTACAAGACCGGGCGCAGCACGATCGTCGTCCGCGCCAAGTGCCACATCGAAGAGATGAAAGGTGCGCGGCATCGGATCATCGTTTCGGAGATCCCGTATCAGCAGTACCGTGACCGCGTCGTCGAAAAGATTGCCTCGTTGGTCAACAGTGACCGTATCAAAGGCATCTCGGGAATCCGTGACGAGTCGGACTTGAAAGAGCCCGTTCGTCTGGTCATCGAGCTGAAGCGAAACGAAGATCCTGATGTCATCCTCAATCAGCTGTATCAGTTTTCGCCGCTACAAGACACGATCTCGCTAATCTTCCTGGCGCTGGTTGACGGCAAACCGCGTGAGTTGACGCTGAAGGAAATGCTGACGGAATTTATCCGTCACCGGGTTACCGTCATTCGTCGTCGAACCCAGTTCTTGTTGGCCAAAGCGCGTCGCCGCAAGCACACCGTCGAAGGCTTGTTGTTGGCACTTGCCAATATCGACGAGATCATTCAGACCATTCGTAGCAGCCGTACACAAGCCGAAGCGAAGCAGCGTTTGATGGGAATCGAGTGTCCTGCATCGATGATGGAGCGAGCGCTCGGTGATGCCGGCTTTAAAGAGTTCCAGTTGGAACGTGGCGAATCGGATAGCTACACGCTGACCAGTGTCCAGACCGACGAAATCCTCAAGATGCGTTTGGGGCAGTTGGTCAACCTTGAGCAAGAAAAGCTTACCGACGAACACAGCAAGTTGCTCGAAGAGATCGCTGACTACGTTGATATTCTCGGCAGCCAAGCACGCGTCTACGGGATCATCAAAGATGACCTCGAAGAAATGAAGCGTCGCTTCGGTTCTCCACGAAGGACCGAGATCAGCAACGAAGAGCTTGGTAACTTCGACCTCGAAGATCTGATCACCGAAGAAACCATGGTGGTCTCGATCAGTCACGAGGGGTATATCAAGCGTACGCCTTCAAGTGTTTACAACACGCAGCGACGTGGCGGTAAGGGACTCAAAGGTGCAAAGACGGATAGCCAAGATCCGATCGAGCACTTGTTTGTTGCCAGTACACACGCCTACCTGTTGTTCCTGACGACAACCGGAAAGGTTCGTTGGCAAAAGGTTTATGACCTGCCACAGTTGCCACGTGATGCAAAGGGACGAGCGATCGTCAACTTGTTGTCGCTCGAAGAGGGCGAAAAGATCGCTTCCTGCTTGGCCATCCGTGACTTCAATCAAGAAGGCTACTATGTCGTCATGGCCACCCGAAACGGGTTGGTTAAGAAGACTCCGCTTGAACAGTACAGTCGTCCCAAACGCGGCGGCATCATCGCGATCAAGCTACGTGAAGACGATGAACTGGTGTCGGCTGCTGTGATCGGACCGGGCGATGAAGTCATCTTGGTGACGTCTGCCGGCATGGCGATCCGATTCCGCGAGTCTGATGCTCGTCCGATGGGGCGTAACACGTCCGGTGTCAAAGGCATCAGCTTGGTCGGCGATGACATCGTTGTCGGTATGGTCGTTGCTGAGCCAGAGGCCACTTTGTTGACCGTTTGTGAGAACGGCTATGGAAAGCGAACTCCGTTCGGCCCACACGCGATCGAAGACGACGGTGATTCCGATGCGGACTCCGATGGCGGATCGTCATCAGCTCGCTATCGCACGCAAAAGCGTGGTGGTAAAGGTTTACGCGATATCAAAACCAGTGATCGCAACGGCAAAGTGATCGCGATCGCACGTGTCGACGATCAGGACGAGATCTTCCTGATGACCGGCAAAGGTAAGATTCAGCGAATCGCTGCCAAAGACGTCAGCGTGATCGGTCGGAATACTCAAGGCGTACGCATCATGAGCATCGACGATGATGATTCGGTGATCGCTGCCGTGCGAATTCCACCAGAAGAGGACGCCGAGGAAGGCGACGTTATCGAAGGCCACGTGGTCACTGAAGGTGCGGAACCAGAAGACGACGCATCAACACCTCAGCTGGAAGGCCAAGCTTCCGATACCGACGTCGAGCCTGCCGATGACGAGTCTACCGAAGGCGGTAGCGAAGAATAG
- a CDS encoding LL-diaminopimelate aminotransferase, producing MSTANEPQVSDPYFQELFAERIGGSQYGKSTEIYKFEKIKRAKRKALETHPDRQLLDFGIGENDAMADEAVRNVMANEVNQPENRGYADNGVIEYKEAAARFMKRHFDVDLDPKTQINHCIGSKPAYAMLPAVFINPGDVTLMTVPGYPVAGTHTRYYGGEVFRLPLLEENGFLPDLESVPDDIYRRAKLMVLNYPNSPTGRLAPPEFFEKVVALAKEKQFVVVHDAAHILLTFEGKPYSFLQTPGAMDVGIEVHSMSKGYDMIGWRMGFVAGHERIVSAFADVKDNSDSGQFIATQKAAAAALDDDSIPARINAKYRRRMEKLVAVLKECGVQCEMPGGTYFLYTPAPKGTEGGETFAKAEDATRFLIEQLGIVTVPWDDAGSFLRFSVTYVAQTEADEDALMAETKRRLMDAKLVY from the coding sequence ATGTCGACCGCAAACGAACCCCAAGTTTCCGATCCCTATTTTCAAGAGCTATTCGCCGAACGCATTGGTGGATCGCAGTACGGAAAAAGCACTGAGATCTACAAGTTCGAAAAGATCAAACGTGCCAAACGCAAGGCGTTGGAAACTCATCCCGATCGCCAGTTGCTTGACTTCGGGATTGGTGAAAACGATGCGATGGCCGACGAAGCGGTTCGCAACGTGATGGCAAACGAAGTCAATCAGCCTGAAAACCGTGGCTACGCGGACAACGGCGTGATCGAATACAAGGAAGCGGCAGCTCGGTTCATGAAGCGTCACTTCGATGTCGACTTGGATCCGAAAACACAGATCAACCACTGTATCGGCAGCAAACCAGCCTATGCGATGTTGCCCGCCGTGTTTATCAATCCCGGCGACGTCACGCTGATGACCGTACCAGGGTATCCAGTCGCGGGGACACACACGCGATACTACGGTGGTGAGGTGTTTCGGTTGCCGTTGCTGGAAGAGAACGGCTTCCTGCCCGATTTGGAAAGCGTTCCTGACGACATCTACCGTCGTGCAAAGCTGATGGTCTTGAACTATCCCAACTCGCCAACAGGGCGATTGGCTCCGCCGGAGTTTTTCGAAAAGGTTGTCGCCTTGGCAAAAGAAAAGCAGTTCGTGGTCGTCCACGATGCGGCTCATATCTTGCTAACTTTCGAGGGCAAGCCATACAGCTTTTTGCAAACACCTGGCGCGATGGATGTCGGTATCGAAGTTCATTCGATGAGCAAAGGCTATGACATGATCGGCTGGCGGATGGGTTTTGTCGCAGGTCACGAACGGATCGTATCAGCGTTTGCCGATGTCAAAGACAACAGCGATAGCGGTCAGTTTATCGCCACGCAAAAGGCTGCCGCGGCGGCTCTTGATGACGATTCGATCCCGGCGCGGATCAATGCCAAGTATCGACGCCGGATGGAAAAGCTGGTCGCCGTATTGAAAGAATGTGGCGTCCAATGTGAAATGCCAGGCGGGACGTACTTCCTTTACACGCCAGCTCCAAAGGGCACCGAAGGCGGCGAGACGTTCGCGAAGGCAGAGGACGCAACCCGGTTCCTGATCGAGCAACTGGGGATCGTGACTGTTCCTTGGGACGACGCCGGTTCGTTCTTGCGGTTTAGCGTCACCTACGTCGCGCAGACCGAGGCCGACGAAGACGCTTTGATGGCCGAAACCAAACGCCGATTGATGGACGCAAAGCTGGTTTACTAG
- a CDS encoding sirohydrochlorin chelatase, with amino-acid sequence MIATDQAKRTRFQPDALLLIGHGTRDPQGTEQFFELTQLLRQRVLPIDVEGCLLEFQHPTIDEGWNALASRGAQSICVAPLLLFAAGHARSDIPQAIRQCAQQTPGVVYHHSGPLSRCPQVVELLLQRVRSALQGSVSGPGADVGEQDALVMVGRGSYDKCATTDMKILSEIVAHQSGFTNRAVGFYAMAEPRLPSVLDRVASNPAIRRVVVQPHLLFQGRLYDAIANLVDEARSRHPDVEFVLGSYLGPCNEVADAIAYRAFRKAKLA; translated from the coding sequence GTGATCGCGACTGATCAAGCGAAGCGAACCCGATTCCAGCCCGATGCTCTATTGCTCATCGGGCATGGAACTCGTGATCCGCAAGGGACCGAGCAATTCTTTGAGTTGACGCAGTTGCTGCGGCAGCGAGTTCTGCCGATCGATGTCGAAGGTTGTTTGTTGGAGTTCCAGCATCCGACGATCGATGAAGGTTGGAATGCGCTGGCTTCCCGTGGCGCCCAATCGATCTGCGTCGCCCCGCTTTTGTTGTTCGCTGCCGGGCATGCACGTAGCGACATCCCTCAAGCGATCCGGCAATGCGCTCAGCAAACGCCGGGAGTCGTTTATCACCACAGCGGTCCGCTATCGCGATGTCCGCAAGTGGTCGAGCTATTGTTGCAAAGGGTTCGGTCTGCGCTACAAGGTTCGGTCAGCGGGCCGGGCGCGGATGTTGGTGAGCAGGACGCGCTGGTAATGGTCGGGCGTGGTAGCTACGACAAATGTGCGACGACAGATATGAAAATCCTGTCCGAGATAGTCGCGCATCAAAGTGGCTTTACCAATCGTGCGGTGGGCTTCTATGCGATGGCCGAGCCGCGATTGCCAAGTGTGCTCGACCGGGTCGCATCGAACCCAGCGATTCGGCGTGTGGTCGTGCAGCCTCACTTGCTTTTCCAAGGGCGGCTTTACGACGCCATCGCGAATTTGGTGGATGAAGCCAGATCGCGACACCCGGATGTTGAGTTCGTGTTGGGGAGTTACCTAGGCCCCTGTAACGAGGTCGCTGATGCAATTGCTTATCGGGCATTCAGGAAAGCAAAACTGGCTTGA
- a CDS encoding heavy-metal-associated domain-containing protein, with translation MAYVAALVAAAAIMFFIVNSPEQPTGAAEGQAASSVTPDTEVTATAVKLNVPDMHCPFACYPSVKKTLESREDVVSVELVPQKEEGVIDTPQVIVSYKDGFVVDQAIAQLSEVGFNGSTVVE, from the coding sequence ATGGCTTACGTCGCAGCTCTGGTTGCTGCCGCTGCGATCATGTTCTTCATCGTCAATTCGCCAGAGCAACCCACCGGTGCTGCTGAAGGCCAAGCGGCTTCTTCCGTAACGCCGGATACCGAGGTGACGGCGACTGCGGTGAAATTGAATGTTCCTGATATGCACTGCCCCTTCGCTTGCTATCCCAGTGTGAAAAAGACTTTGGAAAGCCGCGAAGACGTTGTCAGTGTTGAATTGGTCCCGCAAAAAGAAGAAGGCGTGATCGATACCCCGCAAGTGATCGTCAGTTACAAAGACGGCTTTGTTGTCGATCAAGCAATCGCGCAGTTAAGCGAAGTTGGCTTCAACGGTTCGACCGTTGTCGAATAG
- a CDS encoding BBP7 family outer membrane beta-barrel protein encodes MVIFVDPRPKTSLKDRFGHAIATIWHAPSLLAPSCQTASCPKAHQTRNAPLLAMLGVAFALVGLAGNSVSAIDPYQRVSPAGEAAGSAGGLFSGVRQIGESIFGGSSYASPSYQIAAVPPQLNAPVTIASPVVSSPAVPGAQIVQGGSVYNSYGGFTPLFPGLRNQIDTRLYLRGEYLLWDVSGMGSPVLVSTSPSGTAQADAGIVGLASTSSLFGGGDLNDGSVGGYLLAGGFWITPQQTVAIESEYFQLSEENDRYRGSSGGDVILARPYFDLTTGNEAAELISFPATVGGDIRIDASSEMRSYMINMRVALCNHGTTCVQCGDRDRTDWIIGYRNIRLRDNLQISENYNTLGTAPSLTISRGDSFRTTNQFNGLQLGFIHRMLLRRAWLESTMRVALGNNQQNVNIAGNTTRTQSGVTDNFAGGLYALRSNSGSYQRDEFMLVPELGLKLGYRLTDRLHASLGYSVLYLPNVVRASEQIDRDLNPGLIPQEANPLTGALRPQMQWVQSDYLAHGVHFGAELHF; translated from the coding sequence ATGGTTATTTTCGTGGATCCCCGTCCAAAGACCAGCCTAAAAGACCGTTTTGGACATGCCATTGCGACCATTTGGCATGCCCCATCGTTGCTCGCACCATCCTGCCAGACAGCATCCTGCCCGAAAGCCCACCAGACTAGGAACGCCCCCCTCCTAGCGATGCTCGGCGTTGCGTTCGCTCTCGTTGGATTAGCTGGCAATTCGGTATCAGCGATTGACCCCTATCAACGCGTTAGTCCTGCCGGCGAAGCTGCCGGATCCGCTGGCGGACTGTTCTCAGGCGTACGCCAGATCGGCGAATCAATATTTGGCGGATCAAGCTATGCAAGTCCGAGCTACCAGATCGCGGCGGTTCCCCCACAGCTAAATGCCCCGGTAACGATCGCTTCGCCGGTGGTCAGTTCTCCAGCTGTTCCGGGTGCACAAATCGTCCAGGGTGGATCGGTCTACAACTCCTACGGCGGATTTACACCGCTGTTTCCGGGTCTGAGAAATCAGATTGACACACGACTGTATCTTCGTGGTGAGTACCTGTTGTGGGATGTGTCTGGGATGGGCTCGCCGGTCCTCGTTAGCACCAGCCCCAGCGGAACCGCCCAGGCGGATGCCGGGATTGTCGGCCTAGCATCCACGTCTTCGCTTTTTGGCGGAGGCGACTTGAACGACGGTTCGGTTGGCGGATATCTGCTTGCAGGTGGCTTTTGGATCACGCCACAACAGACGGTTGCCATCGAATCGGAATACTTTCAGCTGTCAGAAGAAAACGATCGCTATCGCGGCTCCAGCGGCGGCGATGTCATTCTTGCTCGACCCTATTTCGACCTAACAACCGGCAACGAAGCTGCCGAATTGATTTCGTTTCCGGCGACGGTTGGCGGTGATATTCGCATCGACGCATCTTCAGAAATGCGATCCTACATGATCAACATGCGTGTCGCTTTGTGTAACCACGGCACAACTTGTGTTCAGTGTGGCGATCGCGACCGAACCGACTGGATCATCGGCTATCGGAACATTCGACTGCGTGACAATTTGCAGATCAGTGAAAACTACAACACGTTGGGCACCGCACCATCGCTGACCATTTCACGTGGCGATTCGTTTCGAACCACCAACCAATTCAACGGACTGCAACTCGGCTTCATTCACCGAATGTTGCTTCGGCGTGCTTGGTTGGAATCGACGATGCGGGTCGCACTCGGCAACAACCAACAAAACGTCAACATTGCCGGCAATACGACACGAACCCAATCAGGCGTGACTGACAACTTCGCAGGTGGCCTGTATGCGTTGCGATCTAACAGCGGTTCCTATCAACGCGATGAATTCATGTTGGTCCCAGAACTCGGGCTGAAATTGGGGTATCGCCTGACCGATCGATTGCACGCCAGCCTGGGTTACTCCGTCTTGTATCTTCCCAATGTTGTGCGAGCATCTGAACAAATCGATCGCGATTTGAACCCCGGTTTGATTCCTCAGGAAGCCAATCCGCTAACCGGGGCCCTCCGACCGCAGATGCAATGGGTACAATCTGACTACCTTGCTCACGGCGTACACTTTGGTGCGGAACTGCACTTTTAG
- a CDS encoding ATP-dependent zinc protease, producing the protein MTVGDHLPTIGWREWLALPGLGIKFVKAKIDTGARSSSLHAFDIETFDNDGIEYVRFKVHPVQRNDKWTIECSAPVFDKRSIRSSSGQADVRPVIKTPISMLGQRFEIELTLADRNQMGFRMLLGREAFRRRFLIDPGRSYLGGVPKKKPKP; encoded by the coding sequence ATGACAGTGGGCGATCACCTGCCAACAATCGGATGGCGTGAATGGCTGGCTCTTCCGGGGCTTGGGATCAAGTTTGTCAAAGCGAAAATCGACACCGGAGCCCGCTCATCGTCACTTCATGCGTTCGACATCGAAACTTTCGATAACGACGGCATCGAATATGTACGTTTTAAAGTCCACCCGGTGCAACGAAACGACAAATGGACCATTGAATGTTCCGCGCCCGTATTTGATAAGCGTTCGATCCGTTCATCCAGCGGACAAGCCGACGTTCGGCCGGTGATCAAAACACCAATCTCAATGCTAGGCCAACGATTCGAAATTGAGTTGACGTTGGCGGATCGGAATCAAATGGGATTCCGGATGCTGCTGGGCCGAGAAGCGTTTCGAAGACGTTTTCTAATCGATCCGGGCAGGTCATATTTGGGCGGCGTACCGAAAAAGAAACCGAAACCCTAA